In one Desulfoferula mesophila genomic region, the following are encoded:
- a CDS encoding sensor histidine kinase, with protein sequence MRAQDFSRIWLWLIAAVGLVCLTWASLGGYLDYVAWQRSPQDLEWRRWLAWSLFLRGMGLAAVLAALAGWFLLRRRIDRQIDTLVEACHAMALGEASPLPDSPQRLQDMGRLSLAIQVMHEALLDYLNLYRRFFDAAPDMFLSLAPAGQRILDANTAFCRTLGLLKDEVLGQPVNRFVKLDKGWERALSEGGELITGSIHGPSGIIRVEASISLEGASGGQPWVLGTILRDVTLRDALYSELLQKSTALEKALEEIKSVEELKDEFLTTLSHELKTPLVSLKGFLQLLRQGKASEDQGQKYLEICWRNLNKLETQINNLLDLARLSHSKEQYSLEPVDLAALLRTSAENLQAAAAERKVAIDVSHVPEEPLKVRGHHGKLVQLVDNLVLNAVKYNNENGEVHLDLQQQGQEVMLKVADSGVGIDREHMAVIFNRFYRADLSGTGRLEGLGIGLSLVQEIVKLHNGDIRVESEPGQGTTFTVTLEAAS encoded by the coding sequence ATGCGCGCGCAAGATTTTTCCAGAATATGGCTCTGGCTTATCGCTGCCGTGGGCCTTGTATGCCTAACCTGGGCCTCGTTGGGCGGCTACCTGGACTACGTAGCCTGGCAACGCTCTCCCCAGGACCTGGAGTGGCGTCGCTGGCTGGCCTGGTCCCTGTTTTTAAGGGGAATGGGCCTTGCCGCGGTTTTGGCCGCCCTGGCTGGATGGTTTCTGCTGCGCCGCCGCATAGACCGTCAAATAGACACCCTGGTGGAGGCCTGCCACGCCATGGCCTTGGGCGAAGCCTCCCCCCTGCCCGACTCTCCCCAACGCTTGCAAGACATGGGACGCCTTTCCCTGGCCATCCAGGTAATGCACGAAGCCCTTTTGGATTACCTGAATCTGTACCGGCGATTTTTCGACGCGGCCCCGGACATGTTTCTCTCCCTGGCCCCGGCCGGCCAGCGCATCCTGGACGCCAACACCGCCTTTTGCCGCACCTTGGGCCTTTTAAAGGACGAGGTGCTGGGCCAGCCGGTAAATCGTTTCGTAAAGCTGGACAAGGGCTGGGAACGGGCGCTGAGCGAAGGCGGCGAACTGATCACCGGCTCCATTCACGGACCCAGCGGTATCATCAGGGTGGAGGCCAGCATATCTCTGGAGGGTGCCTCTGGAGGGCAGCCCTGGGTTCTGGGCACCATCTTGCGCGACGTGACCCTGCGCGACGCCCTGTACAGCGAGCTATTGCAAAAATCCACGGCACTGGAAAAGGCCTTGGAGGAGATAAAAAGCGTGGAAGAGCTAAAAGACGAATTCCTGACCACCCTGAGTCATGAGCTAAAGACCCCCTTGGTCTCTTTAAAGGGTTTTTTGCAGCTGCTGCGTCAAGGCAAGGCCTCCGAGGATCAGGGTCAAAAGTACCTGGAAATATGCTGGCGCAACCTCAATAAGTTGGAAACTCAGATCAACAATCTTTTGGACCTGGCCCGGCTCAGCCACTCCAAGGAGCAATACTCCTTGGAGCCGGTGGACCTGGCCGCCCTGCTGCGCACCTCCGCCGAAAACCTGCAGGCCGCCGCCGCCGAACGCAAGGTGGCCATCGACGTCTCCCATGTGCCCGAGGAGCCACTCAAGGTGCGTGGGCATCATGGCAAGCTGGTGCAGCTGGTGGACAACCTGGTGCTCAACGCCGTCAAGTACAACAACGAAAACGGCGAGGTGCACCTGGACCTACAACAACAAGGCCAAGAGGTGATGCTCAAGGTGGCCGACTCGGGGGTGGGCATCGACCGCGAGCACATGGCGGTGATTTTCAACCGCTTCTACCGGGCCGACCTGAGCGGCACCGGCCGCCTGGAGGGCCTGGGAATCGGTTTGAGCTTGGTTCAAGAGATCGTAAAGCTGCACAATGGAGACATAAGGGTGGAAAGTGAGCCTGGCCAGGGCACCACCTTCACCGTCACCTTGGAGGCAGCCTCTTGA
- a CDS encoding response regulator, whose amino-acid sequence MTQPLILLVEDDEDIAALYGDVLTGEGMELVLCRSREQARNWLHRTQRRPDLVVLDVRLPDGNGLDLCCELGNMGLGQPHQPVLILSAHGDPRMPILCKQAGASEFMDKMEGLDKLLHNVHKLLP is encoded by the coding sequence TTGACGCAGCCGCTGATACTACTTGTTGAAGACGACGAAGACATAGCCGCCCTGTACGGGGATGTGCTCACGGGCGAGGGCATGGAGCTGGTGCTATGCCGCAGCCGGGAGCAGGCCCGCAACTGGCTGCACAGAACCCAGCGCCGTCCCGACCTGGTGGTTTTGGACGTGCGCCTACCCGATGGCAACGGCTTGGACCTGTGTTGCGAATTGGGCAATATGGGTTTGGGGCAACCCCACCAGCCGGTTCTGATCCTCAGCGCCCACGGCGACCCGCGAATGCCGATATTGTGCAAACAGGCCGGTGCTTCCGAATTTATGGACAAAATGGAAGGTCTGGACAAACTGCTGCATAATGTCCACAAATTGCTGCCTTAA
- a CDS encoding SurA N-terminal domain-containing protein → MPRRFLCCFLMAGFLAFPMGLGSAHAAEEVVVNRVVAIVDDEVVTSMELNRAIRRLKMDLARMEAMQQAGGVPPAQIRRMALERMIDEKIFAKEVKRLGLSVSDEELNHYIDSIKRNNNLTEEDFVASLSRQGMTLQEYRDDLRQDILKQRLINQEVQKQVVVTDAEVEEYYKKNYAQYQNMDEVNIMAIFLKVDPQAGLTAENAVRQQAENILQKIKAGEDFGKLAQQYSQGPGAEKGGRLGPVKASDLLPSMRQALGELKPDQVSEVLQIPQGFVIMKLIDRSGSKDLGLAQVNEQIRSKLAQQKMEKIFKDWMKKLRSDNYVKIID, encoded by the coding sequence ATGCCGCGACGTTTCCTGTGCTGCTTCCTCATGGCAGGTTTTTTGGCTTTTCCCATGGGGCTGGGCTCGGCCCATGCGGCCGAGGAAGTGGTTGTCAACCGGGTGGTGGCCATCGTTGACGACGAAGTCGTCACCTCCATGGAACTCAACCGGGCTATACGCCGTCTGAAAATGGACCTGGCCCGCATGGAAGCCATGCAGCAAGCCGGCGGCGTGCCTCCGGCCCAAATCCGGCGGATGGCCCTGGAGCGCATGATCGATGAAAAGATCTTCGCCAAAGAGGTGAAGAGGCTCGGCCTGTCGGTCAGCGACGAGGAGTTGAACCACTACATCGACAGCATCAAACGAAACAACAACCTCACCGAAGAGGACTTCGTGGCCAGCCTGAGCCGCCAGGGAATGACCCTGCAGGAATACCGCGACGATCTGCGCCAAGATATCCTCAAGCAGCGCCTGATAAACCAAGAAGTCCAAAAGCAGGTGGTGGTCACCGATGCCGAGGTCGAGGAGTACTACAAAAAGAATTACGCGCAGTACCAAAACATGGACGAGGTCAACATCATGGCCATCTTCTTGAAGGTGGACCCCCAAGCCGGGTTGACCGCTGAAAACGCCGTGCGCCAGCAGGCGGAAAATATTTTACAAAAGATCAAGGCCGGCGAAGACTTCGGCAAGCTGGCCCAGCAGTATTCCCAGGGGCCGGGAGCTGAGAAAGGCGGGCGCTTGGGGCCGGTCAAGGCCAGCGACCTGTTGCCCAGCATGCGCCAGGCTTTGGGTGAGCTCAAGCCCGACCAAGTGAGCGAAGTGCTCCAGATCCCCCAGGGCTTCGTGATCATGAAGCTGATCGATCGCAGTGGCAGCAAGGATCTGGGTCTGGCCCAGGTAAATGAGCAGATACGCTCCAAGCTTGCCCAACAAAAGATGGAAAAGATATTCAAGGACTGGATGAAAAAGCTGCGCTCGGACAATTACGTCAAGATCATTGACTAG
- a CDS encoding peptidylprolyl isomerase, with amino-acid sequence MAVLVTSQQVSSHRVPRGLYWALAILLAASLVACASGEKQGPPSVAKVNGKPVTLAAFQCRAAFMGLGGDPALLEPELRRAVLDGLVTRMLLLAEAARQGIVLQPEELAKRQEQLFSKLAPDVFKHNLAVHGISQEQWQRELADQLLMEKALRLILRPQIRVTPKMITDYYQGHREEFYRPEQILAQHALLPNKGMAQKLVDQVQEGKDMSQAAEQMGAPLAGGGQPTWLSRGHMPPGLEAKVFALKAGQLAGPLPSPYGFHVLRVTAKRPASSLSLAQAAPEIQKKLVAQKQEALAVSLLEELKAKSVIIYDQQFLDKGQVASARSK; translated from the coding sequence ATGGCGGTATTAGTAACATCTCAGCAGGTGTCCTCCCATAGAGTCCCCAGGGGGCTCTATTGGGCGCTGGCCATCTTGCTGGCCGCGTCCTTGGTGGCTTGCGCTTCTGGTGAGAAACAGGGGCCGCCCTCGGTGGCCAAGGTGAACGGCAAGCCGGTGACTCTGGCGGCATTCCAATGCCGGGCCGCCTTCATGGGGCTGGGGGGAGATCCCGCCCTGTTGGAGCCGGAGTTGAGACGGGCGGTGCTGGATGGCTTGGTGACCCGCATGCTGCTGTTGGCCGAAGCCGCGCGCCAAGGCATAGTTTTGCAGCCCGAGGAGTTGGCCAAGCGCCAGGAGCAGCTTTTCAGCAAGTTGGCGCCCGATGTCTTCAAGCACAATTTGGCCGTGCACGGCATCAGCCAAGAGCAATGGCAAAGGGAGCTGGCCGACCAACTGTTGATGGAAAAGGCCCTGCGCCTCATCCTGCGTCCCCAGATACGGGTGACGCCCAAAATGATTACCGACTATTACCAGGGCCACCGCGAAGAGTTTTATCGGCCGGAGCAGATTTTGGCCCAGCACGCCCTGCTGCCCAACAAGGGTATGGCCCAGAAGCTGGTGGATCAGGTGCAGGAGGGTAAAGACATGAGCCAGGCCGCGGAGCAGATGGGCGCTCCCCTGGCCGGGGGAGGGCAGCCCACCTGGCTGAGCCGGGGCCACATGCCGCCGGGCCTGGAAGCCAAGGTCTTCGCCCTGAAAGCGGGCCAGCTGGCCGGGCCTCTGCCCAGTCCTTATGGTTTCCATGTGCTGCGGGTGACGGCCAAGCGTCCGGCCAGCTCCCTCAGCTTGGCCCAGGCCGCGCCGGAGATACAGAAAAAACTGGTCGCTCAAAAGCAGGAGGCGCTGGCCGTTTCCTTGCTAGAGGAGCTAAAGGCCAAATCGGTTATAATCTATGACCAACAGTTTTTGGATAAGGGCCAGGTGGCCTCTGCAAGGAGTAAATGA
- the mfd gene encoding transcription-repair coupling factor codes for MRESGAALLGGLEGAGRAFALARLFNSAPRTTLVVCPTLSMAETLVRDLEFFLAGQGRDGSPVRLFPAYEVSPYQELDPPPEVTARRLSVMWELIAAEEPLLVVTSAVAAASRLCPPEHLLDNFLELSKGQRLERDALVAALAQGGYTPVGLVEQVGDFAVRGSVVDFFGPLLDDPVRVEFFGDEIESLRRFDPSDQRSQLPLREAGLIPCLPVELSPEAAKRAVERLRKLAREEGLSTRRLAELVEKIELRAPFSGLESLLPVFFKNAGDIFSYLSEEAWLYVLEPAEVDNRLKADAEEMEVQFGEAREDGRVVLAPPLLRRTPGQMAQRLKERPHLLCRALAMGLDEPGEAPLVRLKAETFPGLHQELKRGGEGSVITRFLAWAEARREQGRSVTLVCRSRSQVERLAELLSEREVLVRVVGTAAETWPPPTDETPLFLMEGVLTAGLAPAELPVCFITEDEVFGAPRVVRHKAPPRLSEMLAALDDMEPGDLVVHIDHGVARYEGLTTVAVGAAESDFLHLTFAGGDKLYLPADRMGLISKYRGPEGAKPKLDQLGGRAWERVRGRAKKAVELIAHDLVELYAARSVAKGKSFTPPDSAFREFEAGFPWEETPDQARAIQDVLADLSAPKPMDRLVCGDVGFGKTEVALRAAYLVAMQGRQVAFLVPTTVLAEQHYQTFVERLVDQPLEVASLSRFKTPAQQREVLAGLKAGAVDIVVGTHRILQKDVEFKDLGLMVVDEEQRFGVKDKERLKKMRRLVDVLTLTATPIPRTLQMSLSGLRDLSVINTPPADRRAIKTYVASFSPKAVAQAIERELAREGQVFFVHNRVQDIGKMAAMVGRLVPGVRVAVAHGQLPEKELERVMLSFVRRELDVLVCTTIIESGLDIPSANTIIINNADKFGLSQIYQLRGRVGRSERRAYAYLFVRSEASLSRQAAKRLKALMDFTQLGAGFSIAMHDLQIRGAGNMLGEAQSGVAAEVGYELYLRMLEEAIARLKGEAPPEGPEPELKLGLPAHLPESYVPDAEVRLSLYRRLSGVRNAEQLEQVASEMNDRFGAPPAAADNLLGGVELKVLLRHMQSDRLDLSSDGLMAYFTHTEGLNLDRLLAMAQEQPEKVRVFPDGRVKLRLTTERPPLEQAKQFLQYISRGGN; via the coding sequence TTGCGCGAATCAGGCGCGGCCCTGTTGGGCGGCCTGGAGGGCGCTGGCCGGGCCTTTGCCTTGGCTCGCTTGTTCAACAGCGCCCCCCGCACCACCCTGGTGGTTTGCCCCACCTTGTCCATGGCCGAGACCCTGGTGCGCGATCTGGAATTTTTTCTGGCCGGTCAGGGCCGGGACGGATCGCCGGTGCGCCTGTTCCCGGCCTATGAGGTAAGTCCCTACCAAGAGCTGGACCCCCCGCCGGAGGTAACCGCCCGGCGCCTGTCCGTAATGTGGGAGCTCATCGCCGCCGAAGAGCCCCTGCTGGTGGTCACCTCGGCGGTGGCCGCCGCCTCGCGCCTGTGCCCGCCCGAGCACCTGCTTGATAATTTCTTGGAATTGAGCAAGGGGCAACGCCTGGAGCGCGACGCCCTGGTGGCCGCTCTGGCCCAAGGGGGCTACACCCCGGTGGGCCTGGTGGAGCAGGTGGGCGACTTCGCGGTGCGCGGCTCGGTGGTGGATTTCTTCGGCCCCCTGTTGGACGATCCGGTGCGGGTGGAGTTTTTCGGCGACGAGATCGAGAGCCTCAGGCGCTTCGATCCCAGCGACCAGCGCTCCCAGCTTCCCCTGCGAGAGGCCGGCTTGATTCCCTGCCTGCCGGTGGAGCTGTCGCCGGAGGCGGCCAAGCGGGCGGTGGAGCGCCTGCGCAAGCTGGCCCGGGAGGAGGGGCTCTCCACCCGCCGCCTGGCCGAGCTGGTGGAAAAGATCGAGCTGCGCGCCCCCTTCAGCGGACTGGAGTCGCTGCTGCCGGTGTTTTTCAAAAACGCCGGGGACATCTTCAGCTATCTGTCCGAAGAGGCCTGGCTCTACGTCTTGGAACCCGCCGAGGTGGACAACCGCCTGAAGGCCGACGCCGAGGAGATGGAGGTTCAGTTCGGCGAGGCGCGGGAAGACGGCCGGGTGGTGCTGGCCCCGCCCTTGCTGCGGCGCACTCCCGGTCAGATGGCCCAGCGCCTGAAGGAGCGGCCCCACCTTCTGTGCCGGGCCCTGGCCATGGGTCTGGACGAGCCGGGCGAAGCTCCCCTGGTGCGCCTGAAGGCCGAGACCTTCCCCGGCCTGCACCAGGAGCTCAAGCGCGGCGGCGAAGGGTCGGTGATCACCCGCTTCCTGGCCTGGGCGGAGGCCCGGCGGGAACAAGGCCGCAGCGTGACCCTGGTGTGCCGCTCCCGCTCTCAGGTGGAGCGCCTGGCCGAGCTACTCAGCGAGCGCGAGGTTCTGGTTCGGGTGGTGGGCACGGCCGCCGAGACCTGGCCGCCTCCCACCGACGAGACGCCTCTATTCCTCATGGAGGGGGTGCTCACCGCCGGGCTGGCTCCGGCCGAGCTGCCGGTGTGCTTCATCACCGAGGACGAGGTGTTCGGCGCGCCCCGGGTGGTGCGCCACAAGGCCCCGCCCCGGCTCAGCGAGATGCTGGCCGCCCTGGACGACATGGAGCCCGGCGACCTGGTGGTGCACATCGACCACGGGGTGGCCCGCTACGAGGGCCTGACCACCGTGGCCGTGGGCGCGGCGGAGAGCGACTTTTTGCACCTGACCTTTGCCGGGGGCGACAAGCTGTATCTGCCCGCCGACCGCATGGGGCTCATCAGCAAATACCGGGGCCCCGAGGGAGCCAAGCCCAAGCTGGACCAGTTGGGCGGCCGCGCCTGGGAGCGGGTGAGGGGCCGGGCCAAAAAGGCGGTGGAGCTCATCGCCCACGACCTGGTGGAGCTCTACGCCGCCCGCTCGGTGGCCAAGGGCAAGTCCTTCACCCCGCCGGACAGCGCCTTCCGGGAGTTCGAGGCCGGCTTCCCCTGGGAGGAGACCCCGGACCAGGCCCGGGCCATCCAGGACGTCCTGGCCGATCTTTCGGCCCCCAAGCCCATGGACCGCCTGGTGTGCGGCGACGTGGGCTTCGGCAAGACCGAGGTGGCCCTGCGCGCCGCCTACCTGGTGGCCATGCAGGGACGCCAGGTGGCATTTTTGGTGCCCACTACGGTGCTGGCCGAGCAGCACTACCAGACCTTCGTGGAGCGCCTGGTGGATCAGCCCCTGGAGGTGGCCTCCCTGAGCCGTTTCAAGACCCCGGCCCAGCAGCGGGAGGTCTTGGCCGGGCTCAAGGCGGGCGCGGTGGACATCGTGGTCGGCACCCACCGCATCTTGCAAAAGGACGTGGAGTTCAAGGATCTGGGCCTCATGGTGGTGGACGAGGAACAGCGCTTCGGGGTCAAGGACAAGGAGCGCCTCAAAAAGATGCGCCGCCTGGTGGACGTGCTCACCCTCACCGCCACCCCCATTCCCCGCACCCTGCAGATGAGCCTGTCGGGCCTCAGGGATCTGAGCGTCATCAATACCCCCCCCGCCGACCGCCGGGCCATCAAGACCTACGTGGCTTCCTTTAGCCCCAAGGCCGTGGCCCAGGCCATCGAGCGCGAGCTGGCCCGCGAGGGCCAGGTGTTTTTCGTGCACAACCGGGTGCAGGACATCGGCAAGATGGCGGCCATGGTGGGGCGCCTGGTGCCCGGAGTGCGGGTGGCCGTGGCCCACGGCCAGCTTCCCGAAAAGGAGCTGGAGCGGGTCATGCTCAGTTTCGTGCGCCGCGAGCTGGACGTGTTGGTGTGCACCACCATCATCGAGTCGGGCCTGGACATCCCCAGTGCCAACACCATCATCATCAACAACGCCGACAAGTTCGGCCTGAGCCAGATTTACCAGTTGCGGGGCCGGGTGGGGCGCTCCGAGCGCCGGGCCTACGCCTATTTGTTCGTGCGCTCGGAGGCCAGCCTAAGCCGCCAGGCGGCCAAGCGCCTCAAGGCGCTCATGGACTTCACCCAACTGGGGGCGGGCTTTTCCATCGCCATGCACGATTTGCAGATTCGCGGGGCGGGCAACATGCTGGGCGAGGCCCAGAGCGGGGTGGCCGCCGAGGTGGGCTACGAGCTTTATTTGCGCATGCTGGAAGAGGCCATTGCCCGGCTCAAGGGCGAGGCCCCGCCGGAAGGGCCGGAGCCCGAGCTCAAGCTGGGCCTGCCCGCCCACCTGCCCGAGAGCTACGTGCCCGATGCGGAGGTGCGCCTGAGTCTGTACCGGCGTTTGAGCGGGGTGCGCAACGCCGAGCAGCTGGAACAGGTGGCCTCGGAGATGAACGACCGCTTCGGCGCCCCCCCGGCGGCGGCGGACAACCTTTTGGGCGGGGTGGAGCTCAAGGTTTTGTTGCGCCATATGCAATCAGACCGGCTGGACCTGTCCAGCGACGGTTTGATGGCCTATTTCACCCATACCGAGGGCTTGAACCTGGACCGGCTATTGGCCATGGCCCAGGAGCAGCCGGAAAAGGTGCGGGTGTTTCCCGACGGCCGGGTGAAGCTGCGCTTGACGACCGAGCGCCCCCCCTTGGAGCAAGCCAAGCAATTCTTGCAATACATCAGTCGCGGTGGTAACTAG
- a CDS encoding RNA 3'-terminal phosphate cyclase, producing the protein MVEIKDGGAARNAGLRIGLALSLITGRPTRLGGLVDDAPRPRPGLGPGGLTQAVAASAVSRGRLQAEAGSPELTLTPGGPPQPGDYHLDVAHLEPSSAPFSPLLEMLLPPLSLAGGTSGLILRGGSHVMGGPTSDEISTVLLPNWRALGLNADYREISPGFFPGGGGEAEVTVVEAGGPLNSIRAEEPFQVREVGVEVLCSNLPVHLAEQAMQGALDRLALHGLSGEGNLRRAKGGKGQALLVWAGDGRLRIGFSTLGKRGSRPEALALEAVEALTHFLKSGAGLPSALAARMLLCLACAKGISHFTVSGPPKPLQAAMKIINAFWPGTVRLSSPRDEALLEVKVIGRDWGRVL; encoded by the coding sequence ATGGTGGAGATAAAAGACGGCGGCGCGGCGCGCAATGCCGGTTTACGCATCGGCCTGGCTTTGAGCCTTATCACCGGCCGACCCACGCGATTGGGCGGCCTGGTGGACGACGCCCCCCGTCCCCGGCCGGGCCTGGGCCCCGGCGGGCTTACCCAGGCCGTGGCCGCCTCGGCGGTAAGCCGTGGCCGGTTGCAGGCCGAGGCCGGTTCGCCGGAGTTGACCCTCACCCCCGGCGGCCCGCCCCAACCCGGTGATTACCACCTGGACGTGGCCCACCTGGAGCCCAGCTCCGCCCCCTTCAGCCCCCTGTTGGAGATGCTGCTGCCGCCCCTTTCCCTGGCCGGCGGCACCAGCGGCCTGATCCTGCGCGGGGGCAGCCACGTGATGGGCGGTCCCACCAGCGACGAGATATCCACGGTGCTCCTGCCCAACTGGCGCGCCCTGGGTCTCAACGCCGACTATCGGGAGATATCCCCCGGCTTTTTCCCCGGCGGCGGCGGCGAGGCCGAGGTCACGGTGGTGGAGGCTGGCGGCCCCTTGAACTCCATCCGGGCCGAGGAGCCTTTCCAGGTCCGCGAGGTGGGAGTGGAGGTGCTGTGCTCCAACCTGCCGGTGCACCTAGCCGAGCAGGCCATGCAAGGCGCCCTGGACCGCCTGGCCCTGCACGGGCTCAGCGGCGAGGGCAACCTGCGCCGGGCCAAGGGCGGCAAGGGCCAGGCCCTGCTGGTGTGGGCCGGAGACGGCCGCTTGCGCATCGGCTTTTCCACCCTGGGCAAGCGGGGCAGCCGCCCCGAGGCCCTGGCCCTGGAGGCGGTGGAGGCCCTCACCCACTTCCTCAAAAGCGGGGCCGGTCTGCCCTCGGCCCTGGCCGCGCGCATGCTGTTGTGCCTGGCCTGCGCCAAGGGCATCAGCCATTTCACGGTGAGCGGCCCGCCCAAGCCATTGCAGGCGGCCATGAAGATCATCAACGCCTTTTGGCCCGGCACGGTGCGCCTATCCTCGCCGCGGGACGAAGCCCTTTTGGAAGTAAAGGTCATCGGCCGTGACTGGGGCCGGGTGCTTTAA
- a CDS encoding CoA-transferase subunit beta, with protein MEYTKQEFMAIVTGREIKDGQLIILGVGLSMLAGYFAHLNHAPDLRPFTEGGVYGSTPVGGLPWGIECNRISANATSFTNAIDALGFLVASGRCDNAVIGAAQVDKFGNVNTTGIWEEPPWKLGKYVPPRVRLNGSGGANDIAVGAKSYLIMASHEKRRFIEKVDYISSPGYLDGGDARERCGFVGGGPSAIISTLGILRPDPDTKEFFLDAYFPSTNVEEVKASTGWDLKVSPDIKMVPEPTEQELANLRTVDTTGSLRKKG; from the coding sequence ATGGAATATACTAAGCAGGAATTCATGGCCATCGTCACCGGCCGGGAGATAAAAGACGGGCAGCTGATCATTCTGGGGGTGGGCCTGTCCATGCTGGCCGGGTACTTCGCCCACCTCAACCACGCTCCCGACCTGAGACCCTTCACCGAGGGCGGGGTATACGGCTCCACTCCCGTGGGCGGCCTTCCATGGGGCATCGAGTGTAACCGGATCAGCGCCAACGCCACCAGCTTCACCAATGCCATCGACGCCCTGGGTTTCCTCGTGGCTTCCGGCCGCTGCGACAACGCGGTAATTGGCGCGGCTCAAGTGGACAAGTTCGGCAACGTCAACACCACCGGCATATGGGAGGAGCCACCCTGGAAGCTCGGCAAATACGTGCCGCCCAGGGTGCGCCTCAATGGAAGCGGCGGGGCCAACGACATTGCGGTGGGGGCCAAGAGCTATTTGATCATGGCTTCCCATGAGAAACGCCGCTTCATAGAAAAGGTGGACTACATTTCCAGCCCGGGCTATCTGGACGGCGGGGACGCCCGGGAACGTTGCGGATTCGTGGGCGGCGGGCCCTCGGCCATAATCTCCACCCTGGGCATTCTGCGGCCCGATCCCGATACCAAGGAATTTTTTCTGGACGCCTACTTCCCCTCTACCAACGTCGAGGAGGTCAAGGCGTCCACCGGTTGGGACCTGAAGGTGTCGCCCGATATCAAAATGGTGCCCGAGCCCACCGAGCAGGAGTTGGCCAACCTCCGCACCGTGGATACCACCGGCTCTCTGCGCAAAAAAGGTTAA
- a CDS encoding CoA transferase subunit A has product MHNKLMTMQEAVAAYTWDGMTYCHGAAFPVGSDSVAFGKEMVKQGRKDLNVICHCGSSQVNLLAAVGAVRRVEVGFSGLEVYGFANGLNRAVTSGQTIIEDYSNGAMAFRFFGGAMNWPFVPATVNICNDQQWCSGDEPQVYPATAKIPTITDPFTGQTLGAFRSLRPEVAAIHVTMADIHGNAIMLGSEWSRFEMSRAAEKVVLVADKIVDTDCMRQYPNLVRIIAEVVDAVVYWPLCSWPQASCGLYDSDEEHMFYMNKAMKTAEDTEDYCRKWVRSYETPEQYLDLIGHEKIAKISATETAFLMDPYRKWIKSDAQVAELLDRAKG; this is encoded by the coding sequence TTGCACAACAAGTTAATGACCATGCAAGAGGCGGTGGCCGCCTACACTTGGGACGGCATGACCTATTGCCACGGCGCGGCCTTTCCCGTGGGCTCGGACTCTGTGGCTTTTGGCAAGGAGATGGTCAAGCAGGGGCGTAAAGACCTCAACGTCATCTGCCACTGCGGCTCCAGCCAGGTCAACCTGCTGGCCGCCGTAGGCGCGGTGCGGCGGGTGGAGGTCGGTTTCTCCGGCTTGGAGGTCTACGGCTTTGCCAATGGCCTCAACCGGGCGGTGACCAGCGGCCAAACCATAATAGAGGACTACTCCAATGGAGCCATGGCCTTCCGTTTCTTCGGCGGGGCCATGAATTGGCCCTTCGTGCCGGCCACCGTAAACATCTGCAACGACCAGCAGTGGTGCTCCGGTGATGAGCCGCAGGTATACCCGGCCACCGCCAAGATCCCCACCATCACCGACCCCTTTACCGGCCAAACCCTGGGCGCTTTCCGCTCGCTGCGGCCCGAGGTGGCGGCCATTCACGTCACCATGGCCGATATCCACGGCAATGCCATCATGCTGGGCAGCGAATGGAGCCGTTTTGAGATGTCGCGGGCGGCCGAAAAGGTGGTGTTGGTGGCGGATAAGATCGTGGACACCGACTGCATGCGCCAATACCCCAACCTGGTCCGCATAATTGCAGAGGTGGTTGATGCCGTGGTCTACTGGCCCCTTTGCTCCTGGCCCCAGGCCTCCTGCGGGCTCTACGACTCCGACGAGGAGCACATGTTCTACATGAACAAGGCCATGAAAACCGCAGAAGACACGGAGGATTATTGCCGCAAGTGGGTGCGCTCCTATGAAACCCCGGAGCAGTATCTGGACCTTATCGGCCATGAAAAGATCGCCAAGATTTCGGCCACGGAAACCGCGTTTTTAATGGACCCCTACCGCAAATGGATAAAGAGCGACGCGCAGGTGGCCGAGTTGTTGGATCGGGCGAAGGGATAG